The nucleotide sequence ttatttttgtaaaggatgttatGCATGGTCAAAtagtgtgaaatttttacagtagtctactggTAGAATTtggaagccactgtaattttctgagaatttattgtacacatttggtatatgtttgttattttccctaattatctaattaaattgataaaggcatttaaataaatagtttgggcatggccattatgttttattgagtgtatttgatgttcttgaactgttggtatacttggtgatgtcaaatttggaatgtttatatgcagtaaaaatattgttgctttataattcgagttagaagggtttttggacagattctgtggtttggtacgttgcatagtcaaaatgatgtttgTTGTAGAAATGGttagtaacaaagttgtagggaacttcttcatctatATTGTATTATAATTTTAGGGCAATAGACCAAAGGGTTTAGGACTTATAGCTTTATAAAGTTAGTTTtccgaaatgcttgttctctagaatttctgggcAGCACTGGATAGATTatctgttttggttaggatagagtgtgaattagctttttgtaattaaataagagttgtaggcaattttataagatttctagaaagtccaagatcacagcatttggataagtagaacttcagttatgatgtaaacttgcAATTGCCATGTGTAGCTTAGACATTgctttgtgtgaaatttgtaagtagatagagaaaagatatgcacctactcagttagtATGGAGTTAGCATTTCTATCATGGTGTAACTCAACATTATTATAGCAGCATGTACCTTTTCATATCACATCATCTAAGAtccctcttatgcattcatgagacatacttatgcatatgcatgcaataggtgccaccGAGGTGGTCACGTTAGTGGAGCTCGAAGACGATGCACAAGAGGAGAACCTAGAAGTGCGGCACCAGGAGGTTCCTTGCAAAGGCAAGCCCGAGGTTGATCATCTCCCAGAGTGTCCCGATCATCAGCCAAcaatgtttgtgaaaggcaagccctggagcattataagcctccctactttattaatgtcacctaaagttattcgtattgatgcattatgtgatagaagttgtttggaaacacttgctgtatattacctttccttgaccagaaatatctaccatgaatcctatttaagtccaagaacgcttatcatgcttagctatgcttagaccggtagaagtcgggtgatttcctgtcacctgcgagctataggtgataacttgatcatggttggctatattgtgctattgtGGAACATAACTTGGtactgttgaataaatggagaccgggcagagtcTTATGTCGTGGTATCATAGTGATtttgtctgtgtcatttaaggaccggccgttggaggtcatcttgtcatgttgaacacatgcctctcacatagttgcccagataagtcgttccaaccgcgaagccaagtagctcaactcaggccggggacacgagcagttaaagtgcacaccctggagtcagtaaggatgtgcagagagccaatggcgtaagcccaagggtgggttagagtcctaagcacccttggcagattggttgtatctttgagggtgcagcGCTGGTCCTACCCGCaattgtacttgagttgtcccaaagatGACCTGATGCGACCCCGATGgtggaagtatgggtgtgtgttaggaataattccccagctgggtaggaatcgattcgaatcgccgtctctcctggatagtgagaacttgacaggatcacacttcatcatagtaattgatggaagtgtggttatgagattatgcaagaactcaactggatatggttattattgtaatGACTTGATGGTACCAACatatttggcataggatagttgctaatctagtatgagatgggattaataactggtgattcacaattaaagatatgttggttaacttatgctttttctgcaaataatgtctaccagttCTACTTATAaatccttgcatactccttggtgtcttagtatattagttggacgggtaagtctagctgagtaccttttcatactcagggttttattcccattgttgcagataacgttatgtatcacggctactgcaagaactgccttgctcctatagtggatgaggactaggaccatgggcaatggtcattgtgtatatcatctcacccttgtgcttttggttggagatgactatgacactggctttgtattaaactacatgtgatgttgatgttaaactactttgcttccgctactttcaaacatggtttgtaataattattcgaactctaatgtatgagaaatatttgtgaactgtgatgtaacatgtgactggttgtgttgaatctctacgatcttggtttgtatgttggttgtttgagatccttcgtgatttcattggactaccgggtttatatgggctcaagtatgacggtttgatcgcttcagtgattgctattgtacttgtgctcttataaattagacggttctgtgacaaggttcatcaaggaagtaacCACCCCGAATCATTAGCCAATCTcgttcttgtacaaaaaaagagtgggaaatggagaatgtgtgttgactacacgggtctcaacaaagcatgtccaaataatctgtttcctttaccacgcatagaccaagtagtcgactcgacattagggtgcgaaaccctttgcttccttgatgcgtactctacgtaccatcaaatcacgatgaaagagttcgaccagcttgcgacgtctttcatcaccctgttCGGATTATTCTGCTACCTCACAATGccatttggtttgaagaatgtggGGGCTACATACTAatgctgcatgctcaagtgtttcggtaATCTCATCGgacggaccgttgaggcctacgcatgacatcatggtcaagtccaaataggctaACCAGGTCGTGGCTGACCTAGAGCAGATCTTCACGAAACTCCGAGCAaacaacattaagctcaaccccgagaagtgcattttttgggtcccaaggggtatgttgttgggttttatcatctccgagcatggcatttAAGCCTACCCAaagaagatcttagccatcatgaggatgagcctgattcagaatataaagggggtacaacaagttatagggtgcctcaccggtaccacagccgtcgagtgcGGGGTCAGGCCTTTAATGTTGGGGACCCGGTGctccgcctcgtctagagcaacaagaaccgccacaagctctctccaccgtgggaggggCTGTACGTCATTATAGAactgctccgaccaggcacctataagctcaggaCCATCAacggtgaagtcttcatcaacgcctagaacattgaacaactacgtcgcttttacccttaaaccTACGTATGctttctcttatcaattttgctatcaactcctcgatctttagtgacaccgaCCCCAGCAATAacagggggtcgggcctcactcgagggctgataagagcatatctatccggtatacattctctatgcccatccccttctcacattaagacctagaagcaaaggttgtggaaacaaacactgagtaaaactggtcagactgcaagaaacctacgccctagcggctacgatgtttttgctcaccagcgtgatcagagttttttcccacaccccaagctttttaagctttaactatggaaagagtcaaaattcatttaagagtatatccacttgGTGAACATTCTgtatgcccgaccctctctcacgttaagatctagaagcaagggttgcagaaatgaacgctgagtaaaactggttggactacaagaaacctacgccccagcgcctatgatgtttttgttcaccagctgtggggggtatgaccccggatacccacggcagaccacatgggctgtgccctcaggggcggcccagcccataagacgaagccttgtagggcatgactctgctcggtgcctcccaccagacatctggaagatatcctaaagatactacgagatctattaagatatgtatgatcctaagattcctgtaatcagttattactttctggttatctctcagatctaaccgacttgtaaccctgctccctggactatataaggtgggcagggaccccctccaaactcatgtgatatcatacaatagctaatacaaaccaacagaccatagaagtagggtattacgtcatactgatggcataaacctatctaactcatgtgtctctgttgccttcttgttcttgatctcatgcttccttgtcgatcaatctaccttcatggaaaacccctcggaggactaccgacgatattctatcgatagttggtgcgccaagTAGGGGTTTGCATGTTGTTTCcctatcgaacaagatggttttttccataggctctttgtccctccagcagcccggccagatcttcacggtcggatcgatctcctagatcatcaacgctgatggagtcagagagctcctcgagccagtgcagatcgattctatGTCGATCATCCCCGCACCTACGActacagatccaatctcagaaccacctccgaggtcgccttcatcagcaactcaccgctcgcttcctcgctaccagaggaggtagatcaacaacgatgatctgatcgaatccatcgatcgggtcggtccgAAGCTcgttgattgcctctccatcatcgAATCAGCTCCGGACATTTTGGTTTAGCGCCGACCATCCTCTCATCCAAATCTATCAGAGGTTGCTCGgaaaactctaggagttgcggctctacccttcgggctcaccaacatcACCGCCACCTTCcaagacgccctaagggacaaattcatcgaccaggtgggagacatccatcctctcaccgaccagatcgccgaccagcctccgccagccatcaacatgctccacatCGACCGATGCTCTGGAgcgtccctctagaccatcctagaggagaatctaggctctgagtcctagggctctacggagaccctcgctgaaaccttcaccgagcaacttcctctccATCCGTTCTGTGGCGGCACTATCTTCAACGTCAGTGTtgacagcccccctcggaacggcgaaacCGAGAAGGAACACGCCGCTCGTGAGAACCAAAACATCAACCGCGCACAACACCGAGCAAACGAGAATGCCCTTGCCATGGCCGAGCAGtagctcgactcacaaggaacgccactccagcgcaacctcgatgaagagtttctccatgttgatggccatgacgtcttcaagactccaagcaccaatctggcagtggccacCAACGAGCTCGCCTGCCTCCCGCAGATGCCCGAGCTTGCCAAGGTcgtcgccatgcttaaagcggtgcactgccaggtcaatgagattcgctaggattagagaccttcatactccaccacTTCGATTCACCGATCAGTTGCCataagatccaatcgccgcccaagTTGCTTCACCGACCTGCgccgttgaaaggatcaagatgcccaagagtgggggtgaattgggctaattctacatttctttacaataattaagccctacggttatcccaacttcaccccttgtgcctagaaagtgtttctaatgttctatcgcacaaaaaaACTTGCAACCTAagctccaatcctactctagcatggcaattctatgaatgtaacgataagaattgaattgctcaaagtaaatgctcaaagtaaagagagaaggaggaacacggcgatgttttgctgaggtatcaaagagtcaccactccctactagttctcgttggagcacccacgcaagggtgtagctcccccttgatccacgtgaGGAtcagtgctctctatgggttgattctttgacacttcatcgtggtgaatcacccacaaccgctcacaacttgagttgggtcatccataagctccgctggatgatcactaagctcccaatcaccaccaagccgtctaggtgaaggcgatcaccaagagtaacaagcacgaactctcacttgaccacaacaagcctaatgagaagggtggatacacactttgctactcttgctttcactaatgaggtctctctcttggattctcaaatctgaatcacctcactaggaccttgctcttcttggcactctcaagggtgtttctcagctattggaatgagcaaaagtaccccatcACACGAATGCAGGAGTTCTAGCCCTACGGaacaacctctccatcgcctacgcctgcgagacagagagtcttgccctcgtcgaagccatcgacctctccatccagatggctagcgtggtcactgaAGCCAAGATGTTCCTTGCCGATGACATGAagatcccagagctagagcctccACGCGTCTCCGCCAAGTACAAGGAAATAAACGAGGTCGCCCTCGGCcttgacgacccctccaagaccatgaagattggggctcaccttgaccccaaataggaaagcgtgctcgtctccttcctacgtgccaacgctgacatgtttgcttagaaacatgtagacatgctaggggtaccatggcagaagatcgagcactccttaaatgtctcgtcgaccgccaaaccgatcaagcagaaactccaccgattcgcgccagacaagaaggaggctattagggtagaaataaaatggctcttagctaccggattcataaaagaagtgtatcatcctgagtggttagcaaaccctgttctcgttcaaaaaaagaataaagaatggagaatgtgcgttgattacactgatcttaacaaacactgccctaaaggccccttcggtttgcctcagatagatgaggttgtagactccaccgccggctgtgaactgctctccttccttgactgttactccagctatcaccagatctccctcaaggaagaagatcatatcaagatgtcattcatcacgcccttcggtgtgTATTGCTACACCAcaatgtcctttggactcaagaacgtcggagcaacttatcaaagggctatctagatgtgcctcgatcaatagattggccgcaacgtcgaagcatACATTGacaatgtggtcgtcaagtccaagaccaccaatgatcttatcgccgacctcaaagaaacgttTATCAACTTAAAAAGGtatcgatggaagctgaacccttcaaagtgcatctttggagttccatccgatatactcctgggctacattgtcagcgcacgaggcatcgagcccaatcctgataaggtctctgccatcagcAACATaaaatggccaacatgcgtcgaggatatacaaaagcttacaggctgcatggctaccttaagccgcttcatatcacgcctcggcgaaaaagggctacgtttcttcaaactcctcaaggcctccgagtgcttttcctggtcggaggaggtagGCAcaactttcgagcagctcaagttgttcctaacaaagcctccgatcatgacggtgccACGACCAGACGAAACCCTCATGCTCTACATCACCGCTACTTCTTGTGTCGTCAGCACAGCCATTGTGGTCGAATGCGAGGAAGTcgagcatgcctataaggtgcaatgtctagtataattcatcagcgaggtgtaacacctcgggtgtttaaaatactaaaacctgacatgtcatcatatgcattgcaaagcatttggcatttggtgaaaactttgagatgcatacactaaaacaagttcatatttatgtggtatgtgttgaattgtattgtttgacttaaattcaaagtttgtttggatttttgaatttttcgagaaaaccccgctttttagcatttaaatcctaccctgaaaatccatttcaaaatctaagcataatttggggttgatcccaaaagcaaaagtgtagagcttggcaagttatacaaagtttgtttttggagtttttcaagttgtttagaaaaattttgagtaattcaaaaaggcgtaattcattaaatttccctattcaaattcaaaagttcatttcaaaatctagaccgaattaggggatggttatagaagcaaagttgtagaacttttgattttgaacaacttttgtttttggagatttttgagttgttatgaaaatttgagagtaatttgtgaattttggcgaatggcaattctgtaatttggatgaacagtgtccaccgccgaagctacatggccggcgatcttcggtttgcttccaggcgcggtcgtggccgtctttggcgtcgcgctggcgcggtgaaggccacagcgcagcttccttgagcttctgagtcgcgttataagaaccgagacgccgtcgtcgtcgtttttctcccttgctctgtttttccagtcaccACCGTCGCAGCTCCGGCGAGCCCTCgtcgtcgaaccagcgcccacgcCATCGTAGCAAAGTGTGTCCCggctccgctagttccttgcgcacccagccagctaGCTCTAGTCGCTTGATTTCGCCGTAAACT is from Miscanthus floridulus cultivar M001 chromosome 7, ASM1932011v1, whole genome shotgun sequence and encodes:
- the LOC136465979 gene encoding uncharacterized protein, which encodes MVDPIIGMKRLTKVLMDGGSDLNITYAETLDAMGIDQSHVRSTKAPFHDIVPGKQAVPLGQIDLPVTFGNLTIYRTETLTFEVVSLDIALCEICATEVVTLVELEDDAQEENLEVRHQEVPCKGVLALRNNLSIAYACETESLALVEAIDLSIQMASVVTEAKMFLADDMKIPELEPPRVSAKYKEINEVALGLDDPSKTMKIGAHLDPK